The genome window GCGTTTTTTCCGGGCGGGATCCGTTCATGCCGGTTCCGGCCGCGCCCAAGGCGGAAGAAAAAAAATCATTTTCCGCAGCGATCCCGAAAAATTACCAGCCGGAGCTTGCGCGGCTGGTGTTTCGGGGCAAGGCCGAGATTCTGAGCGCTGCGCAGGCCCAGCTGTATGATCCGGTAAGCGGCAGGAGCTATTTCGCGACGGGCGGAAAACTGTACGACAGCAGGCTCAAGCCGCTCGACGGCGTGACGGCCGAGATCGGGGAAACCGCGGTTACGTTCACCAAAGGCGGCCGGAAAGTCGTCTTGACTCTTGGCAAAAAGAAATAACGGGATCTTTCGGAGACGGAATTATGAGAAAAACCATTGCGGTTATCATGTCGGTGCTTTTCCAGGCGGGGCTGGTTGCGCCTCTGTTCGCGGCGGAGGGCGCGGTCCGGCTTGAAAAGATTATCGCCACAAAAGACTCGGTGCTTATCAAAACCGCCGCGCCGGTGCAGTATGACACGTTCAGCGCGAAAGAGCCCGCCAAGATTGTGATCGAGCTGCTTAACAGCGAATTAAACAGCGGTTTGGAAAAAGTTGTTCCGGTGAAAGGCGCCGGAAGGTTCATCAGGGCGGTTACCGTGGAGCAGTATCAGGTGAAGCCCATAAAAATCTGCCGGGTCACGCTGGAGCTTAACCGGAATGCGGCTTACAATGCCGTGGCCAAGGGCAATGCCGTGGCGGTGTTTTTGAGCGATGCGCCGGCCGAGCCGAGAAAAGCTGCGGAAGTGCAATACGGGGCCGGCGCTTCAAAAGCGTCTTTCGTGGACATAATGCAGAATCTGCCGCAGGACAAAATCAATATTGATTATGACACCGCCGATGTGCGCACCGTGCTTTCCTCGATGGCCGAGCAGGTGGGCTTTAACATAATTTTCGCCGAGGATGTCGCGGGCGACGTGACAATGCGCCTTAAAAACGTGCCGTTTAAGGAGGCGTTCTGCACAATCCTGACCGTCAATAGCCTGAACGCGCAGCAGATGGGCAACAACATTCTGCGGGTGACCACGGCCCAGACCGTGAAGTCGGAGAACGCGACCGCCGCGATGGTGACCAGGGTGTTTCCGCTGCATTATATGCGGGCCGATGAAATGAAAGTGCTGATAGGAGATGTGATCACGGCGGAAGGCCGCAAGGGAAAGGTTACTTCAAACGATCCGCATAACATGCTGATGGTGACCGACGTGCCCAGCGGGCTGGACTCGATCGAGCGGCTGATTTCGCAGCTCGACAAGCGGCCCGTGCAGGTGCTTATCGAAACCAAACTGGTGGAAGTGCATCTGACCGACTCGCTCACGCTGGGCATTGACTGGAACGCCTACGGCGCCGACCAGTCCACGATCGGCAGCCAGACCGGCCTGAATTTCTACGGCAGCGGCGACGTGCAGAACCAGGCCTATACCGGCGTTACCACCACCGGGCTGGCCTACCCTTACACTACCGGCAACAATATCTACACGCCGCTGAGCAACAAAACCGACGAGGGCGGGACCGGCGTCAATTTCCCCAGCGTGGCCGATGAAATCACCGGCGGCGCGTTCCGGTTCGGGCGCATAGCGGGTAACATGTTTCTGGACGTGACGATCAACGCCACCGCGCAGAAAGGCAAAGCCAAGGTGCTGTCCGACCCGAAAGTCGCGACGGTAAACAACAAAACCGCGAAAATAAACATCACCACCCAGATCCCCTACACCACCAGCGAAACGACGAATACCAACCCGACCGTGACAACCACCAAAGTCACCTATATTGACACGGGCATCACGCTGGAAGTGACTCCGCTGGTAAACGACGACGGCAGAATAACAATGAAAATAAAGCCCACCGTCAGCCAGAAAGCCACTTCGGTGGCCGAGGCGACCGGCGGCGCGCCCGGCGTGGACACGCGGAGCGTGGAAACCACCATTATCACCCGCGACGGCGAAACCATCGTGATAGGCGGCCTGATTTACGATTCCGACTCCAACGTGCTTTATAAAGTCCCGCTGCTGGGCGATATTCCGCTGCTGGGCTGGTTCTTCAAGAAGAAAGTGGACGCCCGGTCGAGAATCGAGCTGCTTATTTTTGTCACGCCCAAAATCGTGGCGAGCTGAAAAGGCCTTGTGATAAAAAAGCGCCGCTTTTCGCGGCGCTTTTTTTATAAATTCCGCTCACAAAAACCCTGCGTCGGCCGGTGCGGCATAATGATTGCCGGAATGGCATAGCTCAAGCAGTGGGATTCGTGTGCAGCCCCGCGCAAGCCGTGCAAACGAAGTTCGGACCCAAAGAAAACCCCGGCGTGCCGGTAAAGCGTAATAACAACCGGCAGGCCGATGGCACAGCCGGGGGAGCTTCATGAAAAAAGTGCGCGGCGGTATTTTCGAGGGAGCGGGGCCGGAGGCCGGGTAGCTCCCGGCCCGGAGAAATTTTGCGCAGGCGCCCGTGCCGGACGGGCCGGTTTCATTCCAATGACAAATAACGAAAAGCGTAACGAGCGAACGGAAAACGCGGCATCAGCCGCGGCGGCGGTTCCGCTGCGCGCCGGGTTTGCGGACAGCGCGGCCTCCGCGGCCGCCGCGCGGCTGGCCGCAGCGGAGAAATGGCTCGCCGCGACCGGGCCGGAAGATATTTTGCTCGCGCTTGGCGGCGCGGTTCTGCTGGCGCTGTTTCCGCTCGCGCGGGGCGGCTGGGACTTGTGGGCGCAGGCTGCTTTTGAAGTACCGCTGTTCGGTGGCGCGGCGTTATGGTGCGCGGTGAAACTGCTGCGCGGGCGGCTGCCGCGGTTCGGGCCGGGCGCGGCGCTGGCGGCGTGTGTGCTGGCGGCGGCGTTTGTGTCGTGCTGGCT of Elusimicrobiaceae bacterium contains these proteins:
- the pilQ gene encoding type IV pilus secretin PilQ — protein: MRKTIAVIMSVLFQAGLVAPLFAAEGAVRLEKIIATKDSVLIKTAAPVQYDTFSAKEPAKIVIELLNSELNSGLEKVVPVKGAGRFIRAVTVEQYQVKPIKICRVTLELNRNAAYNAVAKGNAVAVFLSDAPAEPRKAAEVQYGAGASKASFVDIMQNLPQDKINIDYDTADVRTVLSSMAEQVGFNIIFAEDVAGDVTMRLKNVPFKEAFCTILTVNSLNAQQMGNNILRVTTAQTVKSENATAAMVTRVFPLHYMRADEMKVLIGDVITAEGRKGKVTSNDPHNMLMVTDVPSGLDSIERLISQLDKRPVQVLIETKLVEVHLTDSLTLGIDWNAYGADQSTIGSQTGLNFYGSGDVQNQAYTGVTTTGLAYPYTTGNNIYTPLSNKTDEGGTGVNFPSVADEITGGAFRFGRIAGNMFLDVTINATAQKGKAKVLSDPKVATVNNKTAKINITTQIPYTTSETTNTNPTVTTTKVTYIDTGITLEVTPLVNDDGRITMKIKPTVSQKATSVAEATGGAPGVDTRSVETTIITRDGETIVIGGLIYDSDSNVLYKVPLLGDIPLLGWFFKKKVDARSRIELLIFVTPKIVAS